In Choloepus didactylus isolate mChoDid1 chromosome 18, mChoDid1.pri, whole genome shotgun sequence, the genomic stretch ACCTGGAGGATGTGCACATTGCCTGTCTCTGGCTTCTCTAGCAGTGGAAATCTTGACACTTTCACACATCGGGCACTTTTCTGTGCATACAGGAAAGGAACATGAGAACAAGAAATGAGGAGAAAACTGGGCCCCACCAGAATCTATGACAGGTTATAATGGTGATAGTAAAGGAGGGGGAAGCTGGAAGAACCTGAGCAATAAAGAGCACACTCAAGCATTTGGACTTTTGAGGGTTGGTGCTGCCTCTAGGAGGAAGAGCAGGTTGGCAGGACCAGGGTGGCCCTGGGTCAAGTTAATAAAGGTGAGAAGTGTCATCCTCTTGACCTTCATCTCCAGTTCTCTGCAGAGCCTGCCAAGGTCTCTAACTTACTACCCACCAGCACTCCAGGTGCTTCATAGCAAAGGACGACCTTGAAATGATTCATtaatacttactgagcacctagaAAGGGAGATCTTATCGTACCCATCGTAAAGCAGATTAAATGGATCTCATGGAGGTAAACCAACACGTACCAACTTGCACAGCTGCACAGCTTGTAAGCAGCTTGACTGTCTTCTAAAAACCAGTCTGTTTCTCCTGCACTGTTTTATTTGTGATGTCATCAGAAGACACAGAGACACCTCTATGGCCAACAAGTTTTGCACATGAAAGCAAATAACTTGGATGTTTTCCCATTTGGGCTCATTTTCCTGTCAATTATCAGAGTTTGGGGACAAATAATGAAAACTAAGaggtttatatttgtaaattaaaaagacCCTTTTCTTTCAATAACTAGGTACTGTGCCCCTACTGTGGACCAGTTACTGTGTTCATGTGGGGGATACAGAAATAAACAAGATGCCCAAGATCCTGGCCCTTATTAGGTTTGCTGGggaaaagcatgaaaagaaaCTCTACTCCCCTGGGAGTGGGGACCATAAACCAGGTTTCAGTTTCCAGTATGACATcgtagagaggaaaaaaaaaaaaataagagaaataactTCCTGATTAACTCCATGGATGCAATTTCTATGTACAACAGTTAGGATAAATGAACAGATGGAagctaaaattttataaaataaatcgACTATAAAAAGGGCttgaatatattaagaaattttcCCAAGGATTCCTGCCAATGAGCGGCAGAACAGGGAGGTGAATATGCAACAACTTGGATTCTGATTTCCAAGCCCCAGAGATATATGCTTTGGCTCTTATGTCCTCAAAggggaagaaataaatgaaagcagaaagagaccAATAGATGGGCTATGATTGGAAGTCACATCACTGGGGGCATCTATGCATCAACTAAAACCACTTGGCAGATTGCATTCAGCTTCTGTGAGTCAGTCATAACCAGGATGTCCTTACCTACAGTATCTTCCATTCCTAATTACCCCCAACTCCACTTAAGATATACACATTCATTTTTTACAAATCCTCCACCACATGTAGAGTAAATTTTTGCCAGTCATGAAGCCATTCTTTTCTTAAAGGTGACCATAcctaaattttctcttttcatgcCATTTCTAAGTTCCACATTCCAAGGGCAATCTTATCTctcttgttttcagtttctgtggCACTTTCATAGTCCCAAATTTGATATATCAGAGTATCAGtgtaaattttcattgaattcATTGATAACATAACATTTAAGAATGAATTATGATACCACATGTGATAAAAgtctaattatatttttaagcCACCAAGGATTTGTTCCCCAATCTCATACTTTCAAAGACTAACTGTAAAACTCAGTGGGGTAGATCTGTCTTTAGAAAGTTGCATTGGACCTCAAGttttatatgtttgtttattGGAGATAATCTGATTATATCACTTTGTAATGTGTGATCCACTACTCACAATTTTTCCATGTTCCCTTCAGTGAGCTGTGCTCATGCTActagaaatgaaatagtttcCTCTGTCTATGGTTTGAATTGAGTAATAAAGACAATTCCACATTTAGGAGCtctggaaaaaatataatattgtTATAGAAATTAACAAgtattaatttcagaaaattgaTCTGGACTTTGTTGCCTCTGTTCgaagtagaaaacaaaaactcagaaaTTTGGCAACCAGCTTTTCCATGGGATTCCCGCCGAAGCACATGCATCAGAAGGTAAGCCTTGGGCTGCTCTAGTGCACCTGTGTAAAAGAAAACAGTTGCCCTTGAGCCCACACTCTACAACAGCACTGCTAGTTCATTCTATGGGGCACAATAGCACCTTCAGAAACATCAATACCAACAGTAACATCAAAGTCAAACTGAGTCATGGGAGAATGGGGAATGTTGCCATAGTTACAGTTAACTCATCTAGAGAACATGAAAGAAAAGGGTAAGAACAGGAGGATAAATTAAATGATTCTCATGTACGTGGAAAAGTAAACAAATTTTACCACTAGTATGAAAGACAAGGAGATATTTAGTTTCACAAGTTCTGATATGATATAACTTATCAAGATGCACGTGTGGACTAATTGCACCAAATTCTAATATCTTCTTACCCTCAACTCTGGAGGTGCAAAATACTCAGGGGTACCCAGCCTGAGAGCCTCCACTCTGGAACTTAATGAAGGCTTGAGAGGTAAAACCTAACAAGTACCTCATGATGCATCACAGAGACTATGCAGACTTGTTCACATGGGTGTTAGGTTTCTCACATGAAGGAATGATTCATAGACTCTGACAACTTATCTTCATGGTTCTAGTGGAGGTAACCATATTCTGGACTCTACCTCAAAACCCCATCAAatttcctgtttaaaaaaaaataccagatcctttaaattctttcttcctcttatggaaatgatttttaatataagCCAAGTAAGTTCCCTAAAATTTAGAAGGGAAGTTATTAGCAAATGAAACAATAAGGCATTGAAAATAATCACGCTTGTATTTGGTATAAACTTGTAgaaaaattaaatccacaatAGATGGGGAAATCATAGAAGAAATATGGCCATAGAAGAAATATGGCCAAGAAGAAAGTACTGACTTAGATGACATATCAATGTGGAATATAAGAAATGAACAGAACTGATTGATAATGAGAAGAATAAATATCAAAATTCATGGGATAGAATCAGAGTatgtatttcaaataatataaGCCAATCAAATACAGCATCATACACACATGATCATAACCACATctgattattttctaaaatgcatGGTTCATTTGTCGTTTGAACATTAACCAATTTTTTTCATCACGTTCACTTCAAATGAGTCTCATTAAgcaaagaaaatgcattttataaatttcatCCCATTTTGATGATAAAAGATCTTAGGAAATCAGGAATAGAAAAAGCGACctgattctgatttttttaaaggctacCAAAAAGACAGCAAGCATCATACTAAAAAACGAAATGTTGAAAGTTATCCCTAATACTGAGAATAATACAAAGATGTCCACTGTACCATTCAGTTCAATGTTGTACTGGAGGTCCTAAGAGTGGATGTGGTGCCTTGgagttatgtgccccagaaaaacgtCCTAACCTTAACCCATGCCTGTGGAtggatgtgaacctattgtaaacaggactttCCAATGAGgttctttttagttaaggtgtggccagctgaatcaggatgggtcttatcctattactggacttcttacagagaaggccacaaaGAGAACTCCGTGGGGGAAGTAGGAGTCAGAAGACAAAGGAAcccagggaggaaggagaagacatGGCCCTGTGCAtcgccatgtaacagaaaagccgaggaccagggccagacccagaatgccacCGTCTTTGGAAAGGAAGCATTCCATTGCTAAAGACCGATTTGGGAGATCTCCTAAGGTCAAAACCTTGAggcaataagttcccattgtttaagccaacccattgtaaggTATTCATTTTAGCAGACAGTAAACTAAAACTGTGgctacagcaaaaaaaaaattatagataaaGAGTCTGCAACGAAAGGAATAAAACTAACGTAACTTGTAGATGATATGACTGCACAGGTTAAATTTCTGCAATAACCTATTGATAAACTAATAGAAAATATAAGGGAGTTTGAATAAAAATCAATtcatataaatgaattttttcacATCAGAAGCAAGTTAAGGTGGAATTTTAAATGATAGCATctgtgataaaataaaaaataaattaccttggaaaaaatctaatgaaagatgGGACAGACTTCTAGAAGACAGTTTCAAACATCGTTTTGACAAAGCAATGCTTGCCTAGTACAACAGTAATGTTTATATATGTTCACCAAAGATCTGTAGAATAATGTTCTAGCAGCATGATTTTTAATATACCTGAACAGCAAACAACCCAAGTCTACCAACTATTGAGTGAACAAATAAATAGCGTTCTATTAAACCAgtggaaaattataaagaaaagatgATGAATAAATTGTAATGACTACAAAGATGAATCTCACAATGATGACATAGTTAGAAAGAAGACAATTCTATATTAGTTTGCTTTAAACAacttcaaaaataggcaaaacttgGCTATAGGATTGCAAGTTCACAGAGAGATTAATTTGGGAGTGAGAGAAGTGGTATAATTTGAAGGGTTTGGGGTTAAATTCTGTTCCTTAACCTGGCCATAGTGACATGGGTGTGTTATCTTTGGGATAATCGAAGTTTAAAATAAGTTAGAGCTCAAAGATACCTCAGGTATACGATCTAATCTAATTCCCTCATGACAAAAGAAGTGTAGGTTGTGGGTGCAGGTGTTTCACCCGAGGTTACTGAGTGGCAGGACACAGGTTAGGACCAGAATGGAAACTCATCTGGTTTGCAAGAAACTGTCACAGTTTTATCACTGAAGCCCCACATCGTGGGGAAACCCACAGCCTTGGCAAAACTAGCATGGTTAGAACCCCAGATGTAAACTGATAAATACTCTCTGAATCCCAGTGTAGAATCCTTCTACTTCTATCCACCTGTTTTGCTTCTGCTTTGCCATGTGGAAGCCAGAATGCCAAGCATCATCTACCCAAATATCTTTGACAGAATTAGGATACATCCCAGGCAGAGTGGGTTGCTACAGAGAAAACAGATGACCTTTATAGCCCTGAAGCAGATTTTTGTGGGTGAACAGATACAGACCCAGGCAGGGATCCATTTGTCACTAGGAACATATCAGCACGTTCTGGGAACAGGTGCCTCCCCAAGGGCACTTGCAAATCTAAGTACAGCCAAAGGAACTAAGGGACCATAGCTAGGACCCTGCCCAGGCCAGTAGAACTGTCACATGACAGAGGACAATTGCCCGGGAAAGATGCTGTTGGTGTGACCACTTTTCCTATAACTGAAAAAAGTTTCTATAAATGCATCaattaagaaaatgattaaacACTTATTTTCAGAAGATTCATAACActttgagggaaacttcctcctTCACAATTCTATGGAGAACAATGTCAACAACACAGAAAAGACCTCCTTATTGGTCGAAGTATTGGGGCCCAGTGTATAAAAGATGAAGAGCTTAAGGAGTCATCAGATTCTGGGAAATACCTCTGAACAGGAGCCCCCCACTCCACACCTGACACCATGACCCATTCCTGCTGCTCTCCCTGCTGCCAGCCCACCTGCTGTGAGTCCAGTTCTTACAGGTCTGGCTGCTGCTCCCCTTGCTGCCAGCCAACTTGCTGTCAGACCACCTGTTGTAGGACCACCTGCTGCCAGCCCACCTGCTGTgggtccagctgctgccagccttgctgccaTCCATCctgctgtggctccagctgctgccagccttgctgccaTCCATCctgctgtggctccagctgctgccagccgtGCTGCCGCCCCAGTTGCTGCTACACAACCTGCTGCCGGCCAGCTTGCAGTGGCCCCGTGTACTGCTCGAGAACCTGCTACCAACCAACGTGCTGCTGCGTGCCCGGTTGCCTAGCCAATATCTGTGgaaccagctgctgccagccttgctgccaCAACACCTGCTGTgggtccagctgctgccagccttgctgccaCCCAGTCTGTTGTCAGACCACCTGCTGTAGGACCACCTGCTGCCgccccagctgctgctgcagccCTTGCTGTCTTTCCAGCTGCTGCCGCCCTTCCTGGTGCTGATCAACTTGCCAAAGAACCACCATCTGCACAGACAAACCTCCCATCAACTGACTTGCTCTTCCTGGGACAAAATCACCCCTAGACAGTGCTGACAACCACCATGCTCTCAACACAGTTGAGTTATTCATCTGCTTATTTAATAGCGTGTGAATCAGTTTGATGGAGTGTGACTACTTCACCCTCATTCTTTTCTTCCATAAATCTTCTGGATCTTTTGCTAGGTTCTTATATTCATGATGTAATATCCTCAGCTTTGACTCTGAAGTCAAGAAATTCACCTGTTCCCTCTAAATAACTTAAGAAAACAAATTCCAATAATTTTTCATAGGTTTTATAATCTATTTATAGTCtttaatcacattttattttcagtataCCCATAACTCTTGAATCCTGCTCTCTTCTTTTCATGATCACTTTCAATTGCCTACATTGATACAAGAAGTCTTGCCTATATGTTTCTAAATAAATGTGGACCATTATTAATCtatattgtgttttttgttgttgctgtacAGCCTTTTATACATGTATTGCTTACCATAGGCATTATCTATTCTCTGCCCCAATAAACCACCCAGTAAATATTACATCTCCATTCATATTATAAAACTGACATGTGTAAAGTCATGAATGTAATAATACACACACAGATTCGGGAGCGGGTCTTCTGGTTCTGGTCGAGATCTTTCACACTTTCATCTCAAAATAAGTAGAGTGATACTTGTAGTCCTGAACAAAAGATGCAACATACACATATATTACGGTAAAGCCTGATACTGGCGTGGGAGTAATTGAAGTGTTAGAGACCTTGACACTTCCTTGAGAGTAACAGAAACAATGTCCGATTAGCTAACAGTGCATATGTGAGGAAAACAcaccagcatccaaaaatatgcATCTGGAAGGCTTTTTAGAGGCTGCCAGATGTCTGAACTTGCTACTTCTGATTCTTAGTGAGTTATGGGGGGAATAAGATGAAGAATTAAAATGCTCTGGGTTACCTACTACTCACTAGGTATTGGGCTTGATGCTCTATACAGATTATCTCAAATTCCTGAAGAAGCATGCAAGGTAGGTATTAAtgttcccattttagagatgaggaaatcaaggctaaGAGTGTTAAAGTAATGTCATAGTATGATTTCTCCCATGTGCAATGCTGAGAAAAAGATTCAAAGGAAAGTCATTTATTAGGAAAGTATAAATTACACTGATATATGGAGTTGGGGTAGTGGTACAGAGAAAGTTGCACCAGTAAGCTACCCATCACAGTGGGTAACTGAAGTTTCAAACTCAGTAGAATTTATCAGATGACATAAAACACACACTCTAGAATTATTCCACTTGAGGAATGAGAGAACTGGGGTCTTTAGAAGTCAACTACCCAAATTATGGGTTAAGCATTTTTCTCAGCATGACATGAAAGGGCATGTGATTTTCTGAACTAACTTAAAAAGAGCTGTTAGGAACAGAGGTGCAGGTATTAGAATATGGAAGTCAATCTGAATATACTAGGGGGAAAGATACCTGTGTGGGTGCTCAAAACAAAACGTGCAGACCATACATTACTGAGCACAGAGCCAATCACACCCCACTCCAGCATGTCTTTCCTGCTCAAGGGGTGTACAGCCACAATTactattgaagaaaaaaaaagaataaatgcaggaggaggaggagaaggagcagaaaagaaggaggaggatgggaagaaggaagggggaagggagggcgagagagagagagaacgaaaaaggtggaaggaaggaaggaaaaaggaaggaagtatgGCAAAAGATACAGTGAAAAAAGCTATAGTTATTGCTGCTGCAATAAAGTGTAACTGATATTCATAACCCTCCTTCTCTACCACAAGTTTTAATTAAAGGTGCCCTTATCTACAGGCATCTTCCATTCCTGAGACTTCGTGAGGTCACTAAGCATCTCTGTCTTCCCAAGTCTCTAACTTGATTGATCACTCGCTACATTGCTATCATTCCCTGAATATCACAAGCATTCAAAGGCATAacgttttttaaagaaaaattcaggGTGCCATGAAATTATGCTATCCATTCACTTGGGGATAAAAGGAAGCTGTCTTCCAAAAGGCTTTCCAAATTGATTTTTATTACCTTGAACAACATACCAGGGTCTGAACTTAATCCTTGCAGACTCAGAAATCCGATCTTATTTACATACAATAGGCGAACTCTTTCCTGGGCACAAAAATTTTATGAAAGTCCCAAAAATTAGTATGTcgatttattaattaaaactaaaACTGTAATAATTAAAGTTGAAAAATGGCTGGTCATCTTGACCAGTCATCATATCTATGCAGGTATACTTAAAGAGAAATCAAATAAGtatcagaaactttttttttgagCAAGGAATGAAAGTGGTATGCATCAAGGATGGAATGTTTAGTGGTATCTCATGGATCCATGTCAAAACACATGCTCTGAAggaaatgcgaatcaaaaccacaatgagatatcatttcacacctactagaatggcttctattaaaccaacagaaaactataagtgttggagaggatgtggagaaaaaggaacacttattcaatgctggtgggaatgtaaaatggtacagctgctgtggaagacagtttggcgaacattcctcaggaagctaagtgtagaactgccatatgatctggcaatcccactactaggtatatacacagaagaactgaaagcagggaagcGAACAGAcctttgcacactgatgttcatagtggcattatttacaattgccaaaaagtggaagcaaccatgtgtccatgaactgatgaatggataaacaaaatgtggtatatacatacattggaatattattgagttgtaagaaggaatgaagtcctgatgtcacatggatgaacctggagggacattatgttgaatgaaataaaccagacacaaaaggacaaaaaatatggtatgatctcactatgaaataaatatatgaaatatatataatgagcaaagtcatagagttaa encodes the following:
- the LOC119513639 gene encoding keratin-associated protein 9-3-like, whose amino-acid sequence is MTHSCCSPCCQPTCCESSSYRSGCCSPCCQPTCCQTTCCRTTCCQPTCCGSSCCQPCCHPSCCGSSCCQPCCHPSCCGSSCCQPCCRPSCCYTTCCRPACSGPVYCSRTCYQPTCCCVPGCLANICGTSCCQPCCHNTCCGSSCCQPCCHPVCCQTTCCRTTCCRPSCCCSPCCLSSCCRPSWC